GAGCTTTAGGCAAAAGAGGTTGAACTACCTATTGGCTCAACAGGGCTTTGCCTTTCCGAATTTTAATCCCTTTCAGTTTAAAGAATATGATGAAAAGGAGCAGGTCATTCGGGTCAGTAAAGCTAAGGAAGATTTTCTCAAGTCACTTTGGGAAGAGCCCACACCCGTAAAGATAGGAGTAGAGGCAACCATCAATCCTATTTTCCAAAGTGCAATGATTCAATCTCTACAAAAACAGATCAAGATCTTATTATTTGGAACGGCTGAAGGAGATGAAAATAAGGTATTCATTTTTGAGCATATGTTTATCCAGTCTATTGAGCAAGAGAAGGATATGAGTATGGGTGTTTCTGTTCTCATTTTTGATGATCAATTATCAAAAGGAAAAAGGGTAGCAGATCAGCCTATGGCAGAAGTGATCATTAAAGAACTCATGCCCGCTTATTTTCATTTACACATTCAATGGAAAGCTTCTAATCAATATGAAAAATTCATCGAACTGATCAATCAGACCTATCCACCTTATCAAACCTTTTATTTCGGTGATCACATCAATAAAGAGAAAATGAAAAAGTTGAAAAATAAGTGGCTGAATATTAATGGTTTGAGTGCTGATAATTAAAAATGATAGACGAATGAGAAGTCAAAAAAATAAACCTAATCCACATGTCTGATGAGAATACATACCAACCAGAAGAACTGCTTATAGCTGAGAGCCTTTGGATAGAGGCACTTATCCAATTCAGGATAAAAGAGCTCTGTGGGAATCTGGATGACAAGGAAACCTTGCCAGATCCTCCAGAAGTTCAACACGGCTTACATGCCTATTTCAATCAAATGATTCACCAGCAATGGGATATGGTCGAGAGAGTAGCTATGGGACTTGCCCTCTGTGATCATCTATTTCCTCATTTACTTGATGCTCTTTACACCCGTAATGAGGCTACCGATGTGGTCTTTACAGAATTTGGTGTGAAGCATGAAGGTAACCCTGCCCGACTGAAAATCAGTTGGCAGACCGTCGTTTTTCTTTGTTTATCGACTCCCTATCATTGGCAAACTAAATTGTTTCATTATACGCATCCTAGTCATCGTTTGTATCAACAAAAAATGTTGAACTATCCTGACGAAGAAGTCACGAAACCCTTTTTATTGACTTTAAAAATAAACCCTGACTGGTTCAATGCCTCATTTTATACTGAAGAACTTCCTTTATGGGCTTCTAATAAATTCCCGGCTGATCGTCTAGAGTCACCCTTAAATTGGGCGGATTTACAGTTAGAAACTCCAACTTATACTGCTCTAGAAGAAATGAAGGCTTGGCTTCAGCACGAACACTTCTTATTAACCCATAAAAAATTCGGCAAGATGATTAATGAAGGGATTCGAGTAGCTTTTTACGGGCCTTCGGGAACTGGTAAAACACTTACTGCTTCCTTACTGGGGAAAGAATATAATCGGCCCGTTTATCGGGTAGACCTTTCAAAAATTGTTTCCAAATGGGTGGGTGAAACAGAGAAGAATTTAGGACAAGTCTTTGATCATGCTGAGGATAAAAAATGGATACTCTTTTTTGATGAGGCCGATGCCTTATTTGCTACTCGTGGAGCCGTGGAAAATGCCAATGACAAACGGGCCAATCAGGAAGTGGCTTATTTGTTGCAGAGAATGGAAAATTTTAACGGGGTTATCATCATTGCCACGAATCTCTTGGAAAATATTGACCCAGCCTTTATCAGACGTTTCC
The Aureibacter tunicatorum DNA segment above includes these coding regions:
- a CDS encoding ATP-binding protein, translated to MSDENTYQPEELLIAESLWIEALIQFRIKELCGNLDDKETLPDPPEVQHGLHAYFNQMIHQQWDMVERVAMGLALCDHLFPHLLDALYTRNEATDVVFTEFGVKHEGNPARLKISWQTVVFLCLSTPYHWQTKLFHYTHPSHRLYQQKMLNYPDEEVTKPFLLTLKINPDWFNASFYTEELPLWASNKFPADRLESPLNWADLQLETPTYTALEEMKAWLQHEHFLLTHKKFGKMINEGIRVAFYGPSGTGKTLTASLLGKEYNRPVYRVDLSKIVSKWVGETEKNLGQVFDHAEDKKWILFFDEADALFATRGAVENANDKRANQEVAYLLQRMENFNGVIIIATNLLENIDPAFIRRFQLMIEFPMPEPDTRLKIWKNVLSDTFPWSDQLDLDLIAQEYELTGGNIKNIFRSLTLKILNHPEEDRQITQAGLEEVIHQELKKKGIYRITRQY